A genomic segment from Truepera sp. encodes:
- the glgP gene encoding alpha-glucan family phosphorylase, with protein sequence MNSLGKLTVLPKLPGPLKRLDELAHDLYWSWQPDARRLFRQLDRNLWEARRHNPVAILRDVKQERLDAAARDPDFLGEYEAVMGRYDAYLARATWFDDAIGKQHVYAYLCAEYGWTEAIALYSGGLGVLAGDHTKAASDLGVPLVAVGLYYPEGYFHQRVGPDGRQEAVYVRSSPTELPFVAAMTPGGERAAVTVRVFGRDVAVQAWEARAGKVRVVLLDVDVDGNDPEDRKLLARLYGGDQRTRVAQEMILGVAGVRMLRALGVSPTSWHMNEGHSAFSVLERCRELVAAGLDFAVAKEAVAANTLFTVHTPIAAGNDAFSFDLVAHGFGDFWKQLGIDQDTFQALGNVDLGWGPVFSMPALAIRFSSGRNGVAALHGETSRHIWARLWPEVPVEEVPIGHVTNGVHVATWTAPETLELVNETLGPDWREKMDDPRTWAPMKDVPAGRLWEVRRSLKGRSVRFLRRRLLAQLDRHEASPTQLHDSESIFDPEALTIGFARRFASYKRATLIFFDMDRLASIMGNPDRPVQLVFAGKAHPADQEGQQLIARIHNLSRDPRFQGRVLFVEDYDMAIGRALTRGVDVWLNNPRRPLEASGTSGMKAAMNGVLNLSILDGWWPEGFDGENGWAIGSGRSYQDDARADAADADALYDLLEREVVPLYYQRDADGVPAGWMRRAADAIASVTPRFNAGRMVREYVERYYAPASERGAKLVADDYAPAKELAAWRKGLMATWPLVRLEALPLAEAPLRIGDAVTVTATLDLATVAPKDVIVEVVYSREEDQLETNLQRVRLERVAGEPPGRYEARFEPKLSGRLVYGVRVLACNELLASPFDAHAIRWAQPAD encoded by the coding sequence ATGAACTCACTTGGCAAACTTACGGTTCTCCCTAAACTACCCGGCCCACTGAAACGGCTCGACGAGTTGGCCCACGACCTGTACTGGTCCTGGCAACCCGACGCCAGGCGGCTCTTCCGCCAGCTAGATCGCAACCTATGGGAAGCGCGGCGCCACAACCCCGTCGCCATCTTGCGTGACGTGAAGCAGGAGCGGCTCGACGCCGCAGCCCGCGACCCCGACTTCCTGGGCGAGTACGAGGCGGTGATGGGTCGCTACGATGCCTACCTCGCCCGCGCCACCTGGTTCGACGACGCCATAGGCAAGCAACACGTCTACGCCTACCTGTGCGCCGAGTACGGCTGGACCGAGGCGATAGCGCTCTACTCGGGCGGGCTCGGGGTTCTCGCCGGGGATCACACCAAGGCCGCCTCGGACCTCGGGGTGCCCCTCGTGGCCGTGGGCCTTTACTACCCGGAAGGGTACTTCCACCAACGCGTCGGTCCCGACGGGCGCCAGGAGGCGGTCTACGTCCGCTCGAGCCCCACGGAGCTTCCCTTCGTTGCGGCCATGACGCCGGGCGGTGAGAGGGCGGCCGTCACGGTGCGGGTCTTCGGCCGCGACGTCGCCGTGCAGGCCTGGGAGGCGCGTGCCGGAAAGGTCCGCGTCGTGCTCCTCGACGTCGACGTAGACGGCAACGATCCCGAAGACAGGAAGCTCCTCGCCCGCCTCTACGGCGGCGACCAGCGCACCCGCGTGGCGCAGGAGATGATCCTAGGCGTGGCCGGCGTGCGGATGTTGCGTGCCCTGGGCGTCAGCCCGACCTCCTGGCACATGAACGAGGGCCACAGCGCCTTCTCGGTCCTCGAACGCTGCCGCGAGCTCGTGGCTGCCGGACTCGATTTCGCCGTTGCCAAGGAAGCCGTGGCCGCCAACACGCTCTTCACGGTGCACACGCCCATCGCCGCCGGCAATGATGCGTTCTCCTTCGACCTCGTGGCCCACGGCTTCGGTGACTTCTGGAAGCAGCTCGGGATCGACCAGGACACCTTCCAGGCCCTGGGCAACGTCGACCTCGGCTGGGGGCCCGTGTTCAGCATGCCGGCCCTCGCGATCCGTTTCTCCTCCGGGCGTAACGGAGTCGCCGCCCTGCACGGCGAGACGAGCCGCCATATCTGGGCTCGGCTCTGGCCCGAGGTGCCGGTGGAGGAGGTGCCGATCGGCCACGTCACGAACGGCGTGCACGTTGCCACCTGGACCGCGCCCGAGACCCTCGAACTGGTAAACGAGACACTAGGCCCGGACTGGCGCGAGAAGATGGACGATCCGCGGACCTGGGCCCCGATGAAGGACGTTCCCGCCGGCCGCCTGTGGGAGGTACGCCGGTCGCTGAAGGGGCGCAGCGTCAGGTTCTTGCGCCGCCGGCTCCTCGCTCAGCTGGACCGGCACGAGGCCAGCCCCACGCAGCTCCACGACTCGGAATCGATCTTCGACCCCGAAGCGTTGACTATCGGCTTCGCGAGGCGCTTCGCCAGCTACAAACGCGCCACGCTCATCTTCTTCGATATGGACCGCCTCGCGTCCATCATGGGGAACCCTGACCGCCCGGTGCAGCTGGTGTTCGCCGGCAAGGCGCACCCGGCCGACCAGGAGGGTCAGCAGCTCATCGCACGCATCCACAACCTGTCGCGCGACCCGCGCTTCCAGGGCCGCGTGCTGTTCGTCGAGGACTACGACATGGCCATCGGTCGCGCCCTGACCCGCGGCGTCGACGTGTGGCTCAACAACCCGCGTCGGCCCCTCGAAGCGTCGGGCACCAGCGGCATGAAGGCCGCCATGAACGGCGTCTTGAACCTCTCGATCCTCGACGGCTGGTGGCCGGAAGGTTTCGACGGCGAGAACGGTTGGGCCATCGGTTCCGGCCGCAGTTACCAGGACGACGCCCGGGCCGACGCGGCGGACGCCGACGCGCTCTACGACCTGCTCGAACGCGAGGTGGTGCCCCTGTACTACCAGCGTGACGCCGACGGCGTTCCCGCAGGTTGGATGCGCCGCGCCGCCGACGCCATCGCCAGCGTGACACCACGGTTCAACGCGGGCCGCATGGTGAGGGAGTACGTCGAGCGCTACTACGCTCCCGCCAGCGAGCGCGGCGCCAAGCTGGTCGCGGACGACTACGCGCCCGCCAAGGAGTTGGCGGCGTGGCGCAAGGGGCTGATGGCCACGTGGCCCCTCGTCAGGCTCGAGGCGCTACCGTTGGCTGAGGCGCCCTTGCGCATCGGCGACGCGGTGACGGTGACCGCGACGCTGGACCTGGCGACGGTCGCGCCCAAGGACGTCATCGTCGAGGTCGTCTACAGCCGGGAGGAAGACCAGCTCGAGACGAACTTGCAGCGCGTGCGGCTGGAACGGGTGGCGGGGGAGCCCCCGGGGCGCTACGAGGCGCGCTTCGAGCCCAAGCTGAGCGGCCGGCTCGTCTACGGCGTGAGGGTCCTCGCTTGCAACGAACTGCTCGCGTCCCCGTTCGACGCCCACGCCATCCGCTGGGCGCAGCCGGCCGACTAG
- a CDS encoding metallophosphoesterase family protein, producing MRYLVLSDVHANLPALEAVLEHAKKLGFDATMFLGDAVGYYPCAEEAVQLIIGLNPVVRILGNHDSALLELAAGEQGDRWAAGLVMNVLERQLVTLSGDSLRFLHSLEPRQVIDGFEAAHGALTHAWDYLSTVNSAQTNMSLMAERVLFVGHTHVPKVFARVANGSQELFRTVSFREPSGSTYRVPPLATVIANPGAVGQPRDQIPLASYFMYDAADHVITHHRVAYDVKSVQAQVVAAGYPEMLAARLETGR from the coding sequence ATGCGTTACCTGGTGCTGAGCGACGTCCACGCCAACCTCCCGGCCCTGGAGGCCGTGTTGGAGCACGCCAAGAAGCTCGGCTTCGACGCCACCATGTTCCTGGGCGACGCCGTCGGCTACTACCCGTGCGCGGAGGAGGCGGTGCAACTCATCATCGGCCTGAACCCGGTGGTCCGCATCCTTGGCAATCACGACTCCGCGCTGCTCGAACTCGCCGCGGGCGAACAGGGCGACCGTTGGGCCGCCGGTCTGGTCATGAACGTGCTGGAGCGCCAGCTCGTCACGCTCAGCGGCGACTCCCTCCGCTTCCTCCACAGCCTCGAACCGCGCCAAGTCATCGACGGCTTCGAGGCCGCGCATGGCGCCTTGACGCACGCTTGGGACTACCTCTCCACAGTCAACAGCGCCCAGACGAACATGAGTCTCATGGCCGAGAGGGTCTTGTTCGTCGGCCACACGCACGTGCCGAAGGTGTTCGCGCGGGTGGCGAACGGCTCACAGGAACTCTTTCGCACCGTGTCGTTCCGGGAGCCGTCTGGCTCCACCTACCGGGTGCCGCCCCTGGCCACGGTCATCGCCAACCCGGGCGCCGTCGGGCAGCCACGCGACCAGATTCCGCTTGCGTCGTACTTCATGTACGACGCCGCCGATCACGTGATCACGCACCACCGGGTCGCGTACGACGTCAAGTCGGTGCAGGCGCAAGTGGTGGCGGCGGGGTACCCCGAGATGCTCGCCGCGCGCCTCGAAACGGGCAGGTGA
- a CDS encoding PEGA domain-containing protein, with product MRHRFLRARFGWAGLVLLLVSLAQAQVSVPTFGTRGGVSDEIVQSFMSAFRSAVGTATGLEVRGGELITPGIAGSLEPEFATLIAELDQARYAVSGEISRVTYGAGDAYGINLIVVDAERDRSSDLISLPLEPSDMQPTVKELAAAVAGFTSARLELLKGDAGVFVSSEPSDAQVFLDGVALGRTSHLDVAMVAPGRYQLEVRKEGFLPDVRMVELRKADTAFVHVVLTAISGGSIQVVVVPRARVLLDGVASGTSPVTLAALPGTHRVTLIREGFHSEVLDVLVRNYRVSRVDRELTPAADPLVFWEERREVLVYVDGVLQPGAFAEGIKPGLRNFELRGAHTSRTYLRAVPEHGAYRLDLETGELAPLVPPASDR from the coding sequence ATGCGCCACCGCTTCCTACGCGCCCGTTTCGGCTGGGCGGGCCTCGTCTTGCTGCTCGTGAGTCTCGCCCAGGCGCAAGTTTCGGTGCCCACCTTCGGCACCCGCGGCGGTGTAAGCGACGAGATAGTGCAATCTTTCATGTCGGCCTTCCGCTCGGCCGTCGGTACCGCTACGGGGCTCGAGGTGCGTGGCGGCGAGCTGATCACCCCGGGCATCGCCGGCAGCCTCGAGCCCGAGTTCGCGACCCTCATCGCCGAACTCGACCAGGCCCGGTACGCCGTCAGCGGGGAGATCTCGAGGGTCACCTACGGCGCCGGTGACGCCTACGGCATCAACCTGATCGTCGTGGACGCCGAGCGCGATCGCAGCAGTGACCTCATCAGCCTGCCGCTCGAGCCGAGCGATATGCAGCCGACGGTGAAGGAGCTGGCGGCGGCCGTCGCCGGCTTCACCAGCGCTCGCCTCGAACTGCTCAAGGGCGACGCCGGCGTTTTCGTGTCGAGCGAGCCGAGTGACGCCCAGGTGTTCCTCGACGGGGTGGCGCTCGGCCGAACGTCTCACTTGGACGTCGCCATGGTGGCGCCCGGCCGCTACCAACTGGAGGTCCGCAAGGAGGGCTTCCTCCCCGACGTGCGCATGGTGGAGCTGCGCAAGGCCGATACCGCCTTCGTGCACGTGGTGCTCACGGCCATCTCGGGCGGCAGCATCCAGGTCGTGGTGGTGCCGCGGGCGCGCGTGCTGCTCGACGGAGTGGCTAGCGGCACGAGTCCAGTGACCCTCGCGGCCCTGCCCGGCACGCACCGCGTAACGCTAATACGCGAGGGCTTTCACAGCGAGGTCCTCGACGTGCTCGTGCGCAACTACCGCGTGAGCCGAGTGGACCGCGAGCTGACCCCCGCCGCCGACCCGCTCGTGTTCTGGGAAGAGCGGCGCGAGGTCCTCGTGTACGTGGATGGCGTCTTGCAACCCGGGGCGTTCGCGGAAGGGATCAAGCCCGGGCTGCGCAACTTCGAACTCCGCGGGGCGCACACCTCGCGCACCTACTTGCGCGCGGTGCCGGAGCATGGCGCATACCGCTTGGACCTGGAGACGGGAGAGCTTGCGCCGCTCGTGCCGCCGGCGTCTGACCGCTAG